Part of the Xenopus laevis strain J_2021 chromosome 2S, Xenopus_laevis_v10.1, whole genome shotgun sequence genome is shown below.
ACTGATTGCAGACTCCCTGATCCCCAACAATGTTTTAACATCTAGTGAGAAGATACCAATAAGAGGCTGTTATGGCAGCAAAGGGTGGACCAAATTCAACACAATCAATTCACAATAACCACCACTTCAGATTAACAATGGCATTGCAGGGGCTTAGTCATTCCAGTATGGAAAGTAATCCTCCATATCCTTTCACCAAATATGGGATTTGCATCAGAGAGCAATGATTTGGACAAATGTGGTATATgagtactcaaaaaaaaaattcccggcAGACTTGAAACTTTTGATAAACAGGGAAAATGTTTGATATTTCACAAGAATGAAACCTCCTGGCTCTGCTATGTACCACACTTAATTTAGATGAGATCCTCATAAAAGTAATCAATCCAATAGGTGGGTAATGATACCAATAGGCACAGGGATTCTGCTGCAAGATGCTTTTATTAACAACACGACATGTGACGGAAATAGCTGTTAAGCTAGAAACAGGTCGTGTTGTTAttaaaagcaccttgcagcagaatcCCTACGCCTATTGGTATCATTACCCACCTATTGGATTGATTGATTTCATTGCTTTAGATGGAAGCAAGAGTTACGGATACCAGAATAAGGAAGGAAGGGTAATTTTACCAGTTTATTGACTTTGTATCCTCACAAAAGTAGTTACACATTTGTACAACAACCACAGGTATAAGGAGACTTACAGTTCAAGGTTGCAAGGCAGGTCCTGCTCCATCTGCCAGCAGCAGCTGGACTGTGGTATTATCTGTACTATGGATGTGCAATCTGTGGCCCTTCTTATGCTGGAGAACTACCTCAACAGAATCTACAATGTTGCCCAAAccagttaaagtttttttttaaaaaaaatactcatatTTCAACATAAAACTCTTTTACACATAAATTATGTTTCATAAGACCTACACATATAGTCATCAGCTCAGTTCTGACGTGCGGTGTTCTAGCTCTGACATTCCATTGGCAAATATGACATTTGGTGAATCAAATTGTATTAACTCATAAAGGTTAAATGTGACTATATTACATGTACACTCTTAATGTCAGTGCAATGATCTCTACAAGTTTTTGATACTTCATAAACAATAAATAGcacaattaaagtgtttaaacTATTAAGTTACAACTGAAAGAGGTGCTGTTGTTTCCTGTTGGAAGTCTGTGCTACAATTTTAAGCCAATGTAATTTGTCCCacaggaaatatatttttacaataacTGTGCCATTCTACATCCTTAAGTTAAATCCatgcagtttattttgttttccttaccTTGGTAATGATAAGGGGCTCTCCATGTTCTTTGCCACCTTTCAAAGTAAATCCCCATGGAGCACCTCCAGTAAGAATAACATCCACCAGCCTAAAGCCTTCTATTACTTTCCTCTCCACCACTGTCTGCCCTTGATTCAACAAACCATGATGAATTCTTGCATCCTCAGGTAAAAACATCTCCTGCCCAGCTCTTGGCTCCAGGTTCTCCATGCTGGTAGATGTGCACTCAAGCCAACACTGTGCTGTCCAAGAGCAGCAGATGATTCTATGAACAAATCCCTGGGAGGAGGTAATACATTGCAGGTGCCTAAGACCAGCATGCACCTTCTGCAAGAACAAGATCCAAgtgcctaaaaaaacacaattctctTTCCATTATCAATTTCCTGACATATCGAATGTGCCTGTCCTTTATTCCACACACTACCCAAAGCCAAATTGTTCTAAGGAAAAGAACTTTAAGAATGTTTCCCtagtaaaaaaaagcagcaaatccAAAATGCGAGAACGGGGAGTTCAGCCAGGGCCTCCTATGGACTCCCACGCGCTGACCATTGCCCCAGTGCCAAGGGGCTAACGCCATCAGCCCAGCATAAAAGACAAATCCCTCTACGGCCGCAGTCAGGCAGTGATAGACTAAGATAAATCCAATCTGCAACACGGGACCTGCTTCATCTCCTCGGGCACTTTGCTTAGGGCAAACTTAAAGGACAAATGTCAATAGTAAGGCAATGGTCCCGTCTGCAATTCCCAGCAGGTGCCCGATTCCTTTTTGTGTCCCCTTCCTGGTAGAAGGCAGGAGCCGACCTCCTGGTTGCAGTGCTAGAGGTGACTGAGCCACTGCCTCCCTTGCTTCCTGCTTCCAACCTGAATGAATAATCAGTTCTGGCTCTTTTCTGCTCTCTGATCACCCCCCTCGGCCCTCGCACTGAAGCTTTACATTCCCCAACTccagacttgtttttttttcctcagccCGGGATGGATGATTGCTATTTGCTGGGAGGCACAAGCAAGCACAAttccagaaagaaaaaaagaagcggCTACAGGAGTTGCTTTCCTGCAGGCTGGCTTCCTCCCTTCCCCCAACTACTGCTTACTAATCACTCCCTGATTATCCCTTGGAGAGAATGCCTGTGTCATTATAACACTGTCTAATGCCAGGATCTCCAACCTGTTGTCTCCCGCTTCTggtaaactacaacttccagaaacCCACGTCAGACAAAGGAATCTGGAAGATGTAGTTTGGTAACAGCTGAAAGAGCCTCGATATTCCCCCAATGACAAACTgagtgtaatattttttttaatggttataaGCAATGTGACCAGGAAGTACTTTAAGAAACGTTCATATTATTTGTAAAGAGCCAAAATATTCCACATTTCTCTATGATAAATGTGTTTACAgtaaacatacaaattacattgGCATAAAACCAATACAAGAGTTAAAGAGTGTCCtgccaaagaaaaaaataaaataaaaaataaaaatatatatatatatataatatcaaaacaggagggttgtgggagcactctaaaggctttaaagtatatatatataagtataataaatgctattgcatatgtacccaaaacaggggttattttgttacaaagttatgatcataaaattaataagccaccataccacgtcaaggtaaaccccgaatggcggtccctaacttgttttattttttatgtgcattctagcattacctgtaatcaatgtccgttgaacgctgttttttcactgttttttcactgagggctaaatcctccccagccagcaatcaggctattaaaggagagatattcccaaaacaaacgcccaattttaaaagcataggatcaccactagtttaaaggggggtatggggtgctacaaccactgaagctatgccacagcttccggctaaatatacaatatcaaaacaggagggttgtgggagcactctaaaggctttaaagtatatatataaggtaataaatgctattgcatatgtacccaaaacaggggttattttgttacaattttaaaagcataggatcaccactagtttaaaggggggtatggggtgctacaaccactgaagctatgccacagcttccggctaaatatacaatatcaaaacaggagggttgtgggagcactctaaaggctttaaagtatatatataagtataataaatgctattgcatatgtacccaaaacaggggttattttgttacaaagttatgatcataaaattgataagccaccataccacgtcaaggtaaaccccgaatggcggtccctatcttgttttattttttatgtgcattctagcatttgggcgtttgttttgggaatatctctcctttaatagcctgattgctggctggggaggatttagccctcagtgaaaaaacagcgttcaacggacattgattacaggtaatgctagaattacatttattttagggatgcatcgaaccAATCCATTTTCAGGTTCAGGCAAATCCCCAAATCCAGGGTTACTGAGTCGGTCCaattccaaaccgaatcccaACCCTTCCACAACCCAGGAAATGGTGAGGCACGAGCTCAGAAACCCAATTCACtcacaaagtaacatagtaagtaaggttgaaaaaagacacacgtctatcaagttcaaccttttagtttttttttatctacctaactgctagttgatccagaggaatgcaaaaaacccatctgaaacctctccaatttgcctcagatggggaaaaatttcttcctgaatccaaaatggcaatcggattagtccctggatcaacttgtactatgagctatctcccataaccctgtattccctcacttgctaaaaagcaatccaaccccttcttaaagctatctaatgtagcagcctgtacaactgattcagggagtaCACATCTAAATGTGTGCCAATTTTTTTCAGTTAGCTAGGGTTAGTATTTAGATCGGCCAAAACCTAATATTGTTAAAAATAGCTCGGATTCCGTGAAGcccggttttattttttttatacttatattaaatgtatttttttttacatctgaaatgCTTACCTCACTATTCTTCATAAGTGGTGGAAAAAATAATGAGggaaaacattggcgccagggcccctctataagttaaaaaaaataacattggtgcctgggcccccataaaagttttttaaaaaacattagtggtcagggctagaggccaaaaaaataaatggtggccaggccccccacctataaattaaaaaaaaaaaattggcggccagggccccctctataaattaaaaaaaaaaacattggcgccagggtcacccatttttttttattataaaaaaacataagtggtcagggcccccctacaagttacaaaaaaatcattggtggcaaaGGCGATccctgtaaattaaaaaaaaaaaaacattggcgccagagccaccataaaaaacattggtggctagaggcctatatagtattaaaataatacattggtggccaggagtttaaaaaaattcagtggaacttaccttaggctcctttcatgccttcaggtcttttcacggctttgggGCTTCAGCTTcgactcctttcgtgacttctggtcttttcacagcttcgcGGCTTAAGCTTCCGCTCCTTTTGTGGCTTGGGTCTATTTGcagtttcaggacttcaactgcGATTTAGGTCTTTTCGGGGCTTAGCCTCTTTGGAACTTTGGCTCTTCTGGACTTTGGCGGTTTGGCActgttaaggggggcctggctaatttgAAATGTGCAGCTCAGCCGGGCTGCCATTTCGGCCTGGGCCTGGTACAGATGTACTCCTGTGCCCCTCTGATAGTGACCCTGCTAATAGCATCCATGAGATTTTCTctgtttgcaaaaaaatgtacaagtGGGCATAGGCTTAGATCCAATGCCTTAactaaaatcattttatttataaaaaagagaaatcatttcaTTGCTTATTGGTCCCTGGCCTTCTGGCCCCTCCATAACTTCTGAGAACCCCAACAGTTACAGGGTCTGCTTTTTCTGTAGTTATCTCTGGATTTAATCGGTGAGCCACACCAAGAAAGGGTAGTAGTAATGCTACTATACTTAACAACCCACCTCTACTTTGGAAACCACAAGAGCAAAATATAACTGATAGTTGGTATCCTTGAGGGACCTGAGCAAATGACCCTTTTGAacttgaaaaagaaacctatctccaatatacttttattaaaaaatgtctacctggccgtatgcagtgaaattcccccttaatTTTACTTGCTCTGTCTGCTGTGGATAGACGGtgcctagctgctctgcaggaaaacgatcatactttcaaatggcagggggagccccccaccttacttccctgacctcaagcagctttgtctgtttccctgtaaagcagacGGCGACTGTTaaagatttgtatccacagacccagtgcagtctttacattctgattattaatcagtcttgctgtatcagcttccatggcagagctttttattcagcagctcttcaatttgcatattaaccaatctggtaactagggtccaaattaccctagcaaccatgcattgatttgaagagacgggaatatgaataggagaggcctgaatagaaggcaGGGCTGAAACTAGTAGaaggcagaataggcacgtgcctagggcacaaagctggggggggcgaaaggcatgtacctgctctgtcacctaccccattgTCTGGTCCTGTCTCTCCCTGACTGCCGCTGATATTTTTTCCGTAATTGTGCCTCTGCACATGCGCGCATGCAGATTCGCACATGCGCACCTGAGTgtagtttcgcgcatgcacactcTAGCACGCACTCACCCCTCgccgtggccagccaggttgcctagggcatctggccgggttggcccggatcagtaataaaaagtagcagtaacaatacttttgtagccttacagagcatttgttttttagaagggagtcaaatatctacaaaataaaaaccaattgaaaagttgcttagaattggccattctataacataaaagttactttaaaggtgaaccacccctttaatgaaaaaatctatctccaatatattttaattaaaaaatgtgtaccatttttataaaacctattgtatgcagtgaaattcctccttcattttacttgctctgacagctgcaaacttcagatggtccctaactgctctgcagggaaacatacCTTCAGatggcaggggggagccccccaccttacttccctgtccttgagcagctttgtttatttccctataaagcagctggcgactgtgtagagatttgtatccgaaGACCCAATGCAgtttgcatattctgattattaatcagtcttgctgtggcagatattatttgacttattgttttaataatttatgacgatccctaagcttaacttcccaactgaagcccagaccacactgagcatcaGGGGGGGGCAACCTGCATATGTATGCGCGCTCCCGTATGCACGCACACTCCCGTGTCTCAGAGGCAGGATCAGTCATCGGAGGCAGGTGTTTGCTGTGGTTCTGTTCAATAATGCAGAGACTGTGCAGGTCCACTCAGAGCTGCTGTTTAATCATGCTGCAGTGCAGATCTCACAATACATAACATGGCTGTCACAGCTTTATCACTTCCTGTGCTAGGAATACAAAACACATCCTGTGCTAATATACGGTCTGCCACTAGGTGACAGCATAACCCCTTAACATCTCCCTTTTCTAACTGTATAATCCaacatatttaaacaatatttcaaaCCTTCAAGTAGTAACGTTATTTGCCCTACTGTACTTAAATAATATGCACATATGTAACTTTTTTCAAAGATAACCAAACATGACTGtttgaaaactatttaaaggttAAGTCTTTTTGATGGCTGAATTCGCCTGCCACTGCGTGAGTAACGCGGGATCTCAGACTCAATCTCAGGCTGTGAGGCCGATGTGCAGTCCGTTGCAGGCAAGTGCTCTGACTGGCTCTCCACTGTGGCCTCCACTTCTAGTCTCGGCGTTTCACTGGATTCTGTTACTGTTACTGCAGGCTTGCTAGGACTGGGCTCTGCTGGCCTGAGGTCCACTCGCTCTGCTGGCCTGAGGTCCACTCGATTGCACCTGTACAGTGTACCCTCCACCTCAACCAGATAGGAGCGAGGGTCTGTTTGTTGGAGGCAAGTTCCTAGTCTCCATATGCCAGTCCTGTCACCTGGAAGAGGCTTCATTCTTATATTTTGCCCCACATTTAGTGCCGGAAGGTCCCTGGCCGTTTTATCATATGCATGTTTTGCCACTTGCCGTTTGAAATGCAGCTTGCCAGGAACTTCTGATGCAACGCAAGGTTCCAGTAGTGTGTCAGTCACTGGGAGGGGAGTTTTCAGCCTGCGGGCCATTAGGCGTTGCGCGGGGCTAGTGTCCATGCCAATTGTTGGCGTATTTCTCCACAGCAAGATTGATTTCCATGGGTCGTCTCCTGCACGTTTTGCTCGCCTGCACAGGCCTTTAACAATTTTCACTGCCGATTCTGCTTTACCGTTAGCTTTAGGGTACATTGGTGAAGAAGTAACATGCTCAAAACCCCATTCCTGAGAGAACTTGGTGAACAGAGCACAAGCAAATTGTGGACCATTGTCCGCGACGACTCGGTCGGGTTGGCCATACCTGGCAAGTTGAGGTCAGGCAGCAGTTCTATTTCCCAAAAATCTGAATAGTGATCGACGATAAGCAGAAAATCCTTGCCAGCGTAGTTGAATATGTCCATACTCAGAATCTGCCATGGCCGTGTAGGGAGGGGATGTGACATCATAGTCTCTTTTTGTTGTTCATGTGCATATTCGTTACACACAGTGCACTGTTCTACATAGTCTTTAATCTCCCCATGCATATTCGGCCAAAACAGTGTTTCTCTAGCCTGCCTGAAGCATGCCTCACCACCTATATGGCTCCAATGAATGCGACGTAGCATCTCTGCACGTAGTTGCTTTGGAATAATAATGCATTGGCCCTTGAAGAACACCCCATCCTGTAAGCTTATTTCATCCCGGTAGTTCCAATACTCTCTAATAGCCAcaggtgtctctgcccttgaaTCAGGCCATCCGTTGAGCACAACTGATTTGAGGATCTTGAGGTGTTCATCTTGCTCAGAGGACTCCCTGATCTGCGACAGACGCTGATGCGTGACATTTAAATAGTCGGCCTGGTTTATGCCCTCTATGTCGAGCTCTTCACGgtacatgctgcagactgaatgcTGGGCATGAGGTGCGTCCGCTTCGTGCCAGCGTGCTGTGGCTCTGCTCAGTGTATCACTGACATACATATATGGGCCCGGTTTATAGGTCACCTCCAGAGCATAGTTTTGGAGCGAGAGTAGCATGCTTTGAAGTCGTTTTGGGGCACTAAGCAAAGGTTTGTTGAATATCGCGACTAGCGGTTTGTGGTCTGTTTCAACCGTGATGTTTCCCCGAC
Proteins encoded:
- the LOC108709433 gene encoding protein Shroom2 isoform X2; amino-acid sequence: MENLEPRAGQEMFLPEDARIHHGLLNQGQTVVERKVIEGFRLVDVILTGGAPWGFTLKGGKEHGEPLIITKDCPSQFLVLKNLKY